The Oscarella lobularis chromosome 12, ooOscLobu1.1, whole genome shotgun sequence genome window below encodes:
- the LOC136194057 gene encoding uncharacterized protein isoform X1: MWNDSQPTCDQLSTWSGCDVVCLNASWISHEDDGNGAWLTVELRHRVDDVLPPGYGVWIGFGFSHSGTMCGSDLTTAYVSLSDGRLRVEDRYGNASGRPVIIDQAVSNMDMKGYCSVGDPTYASIKQRPRRYDAFGERNMYSGLDTRMIPLSIYASLAFATLVIPVASEYTWDLCSFQTCRNESNTLGAFCFAARWFYHPCSPKGLYCDYEPYLTIEFEFMPMNVSSVSSNWWFGIGFSLDDTMPNSDIVTAYLNETSGQAIVEDRFADGRFEPSKAGDSQNETILSAGSRRNGSQLIRFTRRVFSDDDRDVDLSDDDVFVLIALGPLMENGSLGYHAENRWLSPGVIFFPDADVCHTCVCPMTPHFGRIEVVKENEDDYGIPGTPFPGTVIRYSCEPGYHLHDGPSERTCQANGKWTSSYEPVCESNVIWDRCRAHGCADESDHSTCFSVTWLFVDDILGDRIVVQFLGHTTGDKWYGIGFNNGLPSDDFSSSSCGCPGGECERVVTRETTRYDGATMIGADFIVARHAYGDTTRLLVEDRHSTGFDRPALDADQSQVRLLDAHFDFINHEEQVYYVTRNLSSIDFGNDSVDFDFPFTVLVASGDVRDDGGDGEIAYHFAGRDFHPCPLCGLEFRDRCRACPVHRSLPNQRLFYGEMLNFPESTVEYECLRGYEIEVGGVTKRECTFQGVWDNSQPTCDQLSKWSGCEVSACSTRDPSRSAACLKSSWISHEDDGDGAWLTVELRRRFDEVLPRGYGVWLGFGFSPSGTMCGSDLTTAYFSLSDGRLRVEDRYGNASGRPVIDDDQSQVRFATGRYEDGEFVVQFSRYLDTDDAQDVVDLRANASYFLVATGVVVPDPAGVYVHGRLMYHDTASWKSPGVVSNFSQCIGCPPLANETENRYVSHPRPMLLTAGAVAKYECIAPGSQLFGNDTRVCLPNGTWTGSEPLCAAPCVTRVDPIDGSVIVNIANVTLGPSLGDTALFSCNSNLTLCGNETLTCEANGNWSAPDPLCRLFCIVQEVYVGDRVFNVCIEYTRARELKPLIAEPSQLSIGALGSVGWKQVRVTLSQLRHSINEEIRQSAPDAVRTGRLTADEGRDVANGVALLSSQILNDEQAEYIYERNDGQVVNLDHFLRSLFYSHFLPEDFDTRFVEIIVIDIYGVSSPVLSICIHHFGINDDSPEIQQNVTKLNYTEDSEPIHLFDNSLQITDPDHDRYKLRSATCLITPIIGPLNVGDEILAVESSCPALISSTYDEVKGELKMSGNATEDDYSLCLNAVTYEHRGEVAFAAQRDVTCSVSDGIHTDEVTVTIMNINVNDAPSVSFSGNEFTASRVYTENGPDTVLFESVHLNDSDNLYLQGARIFGFNMFSADGDRLEIRQTHHSLSVNEFCNENRCGIEIFGMASIDTYTQVVASAIFKNAGVKPYLLFGGQRFFILSIFDGELVSNTVNVTVDVVPFNDPPVFQFANATDPSSHRVDYLEDGPPVRVAESATPILFDVDSATGSSLRCTATGLRDDASERLTVDATMAQSHGLTVQTALIRSDVFELIVVGDSAFDVYLSLFLTVAYENARNELTGGVRLVYCSVADSHNATSENVTIFVDVIEKNDPIEIRLGVETPKATFVEGSLSGVYVINAPHRVEAFDSEGHGVERVEFTLRSDPSGYLDSNEFIFVLKTLPDGLAFNARSGLHKLIFMSTVSNLSLDVISYLARAVMYFHQADEPTLFVNETIPIHRYIDVVVHDTGHPSANTTITIEVCIRTINDHAPKIQFNSLFPSVSSSNCISVRDNDNGEESRESRSVQSFAKSRRLDVVGLLISSPSIKPGTYVSVHFSANTNKPRVLRSSDLASVLRVEPPQIRAVPHIGLWHGNETLVILFTGYGQKGWDIPSDWLSITFRTSRGRCHPEEACKTGVCNEMETSCPATGSYSSASIFHDHHRLDVDFVVNADAIPQDDEDSRSHFYTSG, translated from the exons GCGGCAGCGACTTGACGACGGCTTACGTCAGTTTATCCGACGGACGACTCCGCGTTGAAGATCGCTATGGCAACGCGAGCGGACGACCCGTCATCATCGATCAAGCAGTTTCCAACATGGACATGAAGGGGTATTGCTCAGTGGGCGACCCCACATACGCCTCGATCAAGCAAAGACCTCGCAGATACGACGCGTTCGGAGAAAGGAACATGTATAG TGGTCTCGACACGCGAATGATCCCGCTCTCAATCTACGCATCCCTCGCCTTCGCGACTCTCGTCATTCCAGTCGCCAGCGAATATACAT GGGACCTGTGCTCGTTCCAAACGTGCAGAAACGAGTCAAACACGCTCGGTGCGTTCTGCTTCGCCGCCAGGTGGTTCTACCACCCGTGCAGTCCGAAGGGCCTCTACTGCGACTACGAACCCTATCTCACtatcgaattcgaattcatGCCTATGAACGTCAGCTCCGTTAGTTCCAATTGGTGGTTCGGCATAGGCTTCTCGCTCGATGACACGATGCCTAATTCCGACATAGTAACCGCATATTTAAATGAGACAAGCGGTCAAGCGATTGTGGAGGATCGTTTTGCTGACGGACGTTTCGAGCCGTCGAAGGCGGGCGACAGTCAAAATGAAACGATATTATCCGCGGGAAGTCGACGCAATGGAAGTCAACTAATCCGATTTACGCGTCGAGttttctccgacgacgatcgcgacgtggatttgagcgacgacgacgttttcgttctaATCGCTCTGGGACCGCTCATGGAGAATGGAAGTCTCGGCTATCACGCGGAGAATCGATGGCTATCTCCGGGAGTTATATTTTTTCCTGATGCGGACGTGTGTCACACGTGCGTCTGTCCGATGACTCCGCACTTCGGTAGAATAGAAGTGGttaaagagaacgaagacgattaCGGTATTCCCGGTACTCCCTTTCCCGGCACGGTGATTCGATACAGCTGCGAACCGGGCTATCATCTCCACGACGGCCCGAGCGAGAGGACGTGCCAGGCGAACGGCAAGTGGACGTCGTCATACGAGCCGGTGTGTGAAAGCAACGTCATAT GGGACAGGTGCCGGGCGCACGGCTGCGCCGACGAGTCCGATCATTCGACGTGTTTCAGCGTTACTTGGttgttcgtcgacgacattctcGGCGATCGCATCGTCGTTCAATTTCTCGGCCACACAACCGGCGACAAGTGGTACGGAATCGGCTTCAACAACGGGCTCCCGTCGGACGACTTCAGCTCCAGCTCGTGCGGATGCCCCGGCGGCGAGTGCGAACGCGTCGTCACGCGAGAGACGACGCGCTacgacggcgcgacgatgATCGGCGCCGATTTTATCGTCGCTCGACACGCGTACGGCGATACGACtcgacttctcgtcgaagatcgTCACTCGACGGGATTTGATCGTCCCGCCTTGGACGCCGATCAGAGTCAAGTTCGACTTCTCGACGCTCATTTCGACTTTATCAATCACGAAGAACAGGTGTATTACGTCACGAGGAATTtatcgtcgatcgactttGGTAATGATTCtgttgattttgattttccgTTCACCGTTCTCGTGGCGAGTGGCGacgttcgcgacgacggcggtgaCGGGGAAATCGCGTATCACTTCGCCGGTCGCGACTTTCATCCGTGTCCTCTGTGCGGCTTGGAGTTTCGAGACAGATGCCGTGCGTGTCCCGTGCATCGTTCTCTGCCAAATCAGCGTCTGTTCTACGGTGAAATGCTCAATTTTCCCGAGAGCACGGTCGAGTACGAATGCTTGCGCGGATACGAGATCGAGGTCGGTGGCGTGACGAAACGCGAGTGCACGTTCCAGGGAGTGTGGGACAATTCTCAACCGACCTGCGACCAGCTTTCGAAAT GGTCGGGCTGTGAGGTCTCTGCCTGTTCGACGAGGGATCCGTCTCGCTCCGCCGCCTGCTTGAAATCGAGTTGGATTAGtcacgaagacgacggcgacggcgcgtgGCTCACCGTCGAactgcgtcgtcgcttcgacgaagtcCTACCGCGCGGCTACGGCGTGTGGCTCGGCTTCGGTTTCTCGCCTTCCGGCACGATGTGCGGCAGCGATTTGACGACGGCTTACTTCAGTTTATCCGACGGACGACTTCGCGTTGAAGATCGCTATGGCAACGCGAGCGGACGAcccgtcatcgacgacgatcaatCGCAAGTTCGCTTCGCAACGGGCCGATACGAAGACGGCGAGTTTGTCGTTCAATTCTCGCGGTATCTCGACACGGACGACGCgcaggacgtcgtcgatttgcgagCGAATGCGTCgtattttctcgtcgccaccggcgtcgtcgtgccgGATCCGGCCGGCGTTTACGTTCACGGTCGACTCATGTATCACGATACGGCGAGTTGGAAGTCGCCGGGCGTCGTGAGCAACTTTTCGCAGTGCATCGGATGTCCGCCCTTGGCGAACGAGACGGAGAATCGATACGTGAGTCATCCGCGTCCTATGCTTTTGACGGCTGGGGCTGTGGCTAAGTACGAGTGCATTGCACCCGGAAGCCAATTGTTTGGTAATGACACGCGCGTGTGTTTACCTAACGGTACGTGGACGGGAAGCGAACCCTTATGTGCAG CTCCGTGTGTTACGAGGGTTGATCCTATTGACGGGAGTGTGATTGTGAATATTGCTAACGTCACTCTCGGTCCCAGTCTCGGCGATACGGCTCTCTTCTCGTGCAATTCTAACTTGACTTTGTGCGGCAACGAGACGCTGACGTGCGAGGCGAACGGGAATTGGTCGGCACCGGATCCGCTGTGCCGTC TGTTTTGTATCGTCCAAGAGGTGTACGTTGGAGATCGCGTTTTCAATGTGTGCATCGAATATACTCGCGCTCGCGAGTTGAAGCCGTTGATTGCCGAGCCGTCGCAGCTCAGCATCGGCGCTTTAGGATCAGTG GGATGGAAGCAAGTCAGGGTCACTTTATCTCAATTGAGACATAGCATAAACGAAGAG ATACGGCAAAGTGCGCCCGATGCCGTTCGAACGGGTCGTCTCACCGCCGACGAAGGTCGAGACGTCGCGAACGGCGTTGCGTTGCTATCGAGTCAAATTCTCAACGACGAGCA GGCGGAGTATATCTATGAAAGGAACGACGGCCAAGTGGTGAATCTCGATCATTTTCTTAGATCTTTGTTCTAttctcattttcttcctGAAGACTTTGACACGAG GTTTGTCGAAATAATTGTTATCGATATATACGGCGTTTCGTCACCCGTTCTGTCGATCTGCATTCATCATTTCGGAATCAATGACGACAGTCCGGAAATTCAGCAGAACG TGACAAAGCTCAACTATACGGAAGACTCTGAACCGATTCATCTGTTTGACAACTCACTACAAATAACCGATCCCGATCACGACAg ATACAAACTTCGTTCGGCAACGTGTCTTATTACGCCTATTATTGGTCCGTTGAATGTAGGCGACGAAATACTTGCCGTTGAATCGTCTTGTCCTGCGTTGATTTCTTCTACC TATGATGAAGTCAAAGGCGAGCTGAAGATGAGTGGAAACGCGACGGAGGACGATTATTCTCTGTGTCTCAACGCGGTCACGTATGAGCACAGAGGCGaagtcgccttcgccgctcAACGAGACGTGACGTGTTCCGTTTCGGACGGAATTCACACTGACGAAGTCACAGTGAC gATAATGAATATTAATGTAAATGACGCGCCGTCTGTTTCCTTTTCCGGCAACGAGTTCACTGCAAGTCGCGTCTATACAGAGAACGGCCCTGATACAGTACTCTTCGAAAGCGTTCATCTCAACGACTCCGACAATCTTTACTTGCAAGG GGCTCGGATTTTTGGCTTTAATATGTTCAGCGCTGACGGCGATCGTTTGGAGATTCGTCAAACGCATCATTCACTGTCTGTCAACGAGTTTTGCAATGAAAATCGCTGCGGAATT GAAATTTTTGGAATGGCGAGTATAGACACTTACACTCAagtcgtcgcttcggcgatttttaaaaatgcgGGCGTGAAACCGTATTTACTTTTCGGCGGCCAAAG gtttttcattttatctATTTTTGACGGAGAACTTGTGTCAAACACCGTCAACGTCACG GTCGACGTTGTTCCTTTCAACGATCCTCCCGTCTTCCAGTTCGCAAACGCCACCGATCCCTCGTCGCATCGCGTCGATTATCTCGAAGACGGCCCCCCGGTGCGCGTCGCTGAGTCCGCGACGCCAATTCTCTTCGACGTGGACAGCGCCACGGGCTCCAGTCTACGATGCACGGCAACGGGGCTTCGAGACGACGCATCGGAGCGTCTaaccgtcgacgcgacgatggCGCAGTCGCACGGGTTAACGGTGCAAACGGCTCTCATTCGTTCCGACGTGTTTGAGTTGATTGTCGTTGGGGACTCTGCCTTTGACGTCTATCTCAGTCTTTTCCTCACCGTCGCGTATGAGAATGCGAGGAATGAACTGACTGGCGGTGTTCGTCTCGTCTATTGCTCCGTTGCGGATTCGCATAACGCTACGTCGGAGAACGTGACGATTTTTGTGGATGTTATTGAGAAGAATGACCCCATAGAGATTCGTCTCGGCGTGGAGACGCCCaaggcgacgttcgtcgaagGGTCGTTATCCGGTGTTTACGTCATCAACGCTCCTCATCGCGTCGAGGCGTTCGATAGCGAAGGACacggcgtcgaacgcgtGGAGTTCACTCTAAG GTCTGATCCATCGGGTTATCTCGATTCGAAcgaatttatttttgttctCAAGACTTTACCAGACGGCTTAGCC TTCAATGCTCGCTCTGGCTTGCACAAACTAATTTTCATGTCTACCGTTTCTAACCTTTCTCTCGAC GTTATTTCCTATCTAGCACGTGCCGTTATGTACTTCCATCAGGCCGATGAACCGACTCTATtcgtcaacgaaacgattccaaTACATCGTTACATCGACGTTGTAGTACACGATACCGGTCATCCGTCCGCCAATACGACAATAACGATCGAAGTTTGCATTCGCACGATCAACGATCACGCACCGAAAATTCAATTCAATTCGTTATTTCCAAgtgtttcgtcgtcgaactgcATTTCCGTTCGagacaacgacaacggcgagGAATCAAGAGAAAGTCGCTCTGTGCAATCTTTTGCTAAG tctcgtcgtcttgatGTTGTTGGACTGCTAATATCGTCTCCTTCCATCAAGCCTGGTACTTACGTGTCTGTGCACTTCTCTGCGAACACGAACAAGCCGAGAGTGCTACGTTCGTCCGATTTGGCGTCCGTGCTCCGCGTGGAGCCCCCGCAGATCAGAGCCGTTCCTCACATCGGCCTCTGGCACGGAAACGAAACGCTCGTCATCCTCTTCACCGGCTACGGACAAAAGGGCTGGGACATACCAAGCGATTGGCTGTCGATCACCTTCAGAACATCAAGag gTCGGTGTCATCCGGAAGAGGCGTGCAAGACGGGCGTTTGCAACGAGATGGAAACGTCGTGTCCCGCCACGGGATCCTACAGTTCGGCCTCAATCTTTCACGATCACCATCGTTtggacgtcgatttcgttgtCAATGCCGATGCCATTCcgcaagacgacgaagactcgCGGAGCCATTTTTATACATCAGGTTAG
- the LOC136194057 gene encoding uncharacterized protein isoform X2, giving the protein MLCSILAIDVHPDPLSHSGLDTRMIPLSIYASLAFATLVIPVASEYTWDLCSFQTCRNESNTLGAFCFAARWFYHPCSPKGLYCDYEPYLTIEFEFMPMNVSSVSSNWWFGIGFSLDDTMPNSDIVTAYLNETSGQAIVEDRFADGRFEPSKAGDSQNETILSAGSRRNGSQLIRFTRRVFSDDDRDVDLSDDDVFVLIALGPLMENGSLGYHAENRWLSPGVIFFPDADVCHTCVCPMTPHFGRIEVVKENEDDYGIPGTPFPGTVIRYSCEPGYHLHDGPSERTCQANGKWTSSYEPVCESNVIWDRCRAHGCADESDHSTCFSVTWLFVDDILGDRIVVQFLGHTTGDKWYGIGFNNGLPSDDFSSSSCGCPGGECERVVTRETTRYDGATMIGADFIVARHAYGDTTRLLVEDRHSTGFDRPALDADQSQVRLLDAHFDFINHEEQVYYVTRNLSSIDFGNDSVDFDFPFTVLVASGDVRDDGGDGEIAYHFAGRDFHPCPLCGLEFRDRCRACPVHRSLPNQRLFYGEMLNFPESTVEYECLRGYEIEVGGVTKRECTFQGVWDNSQPTCDQLSKWSGCEVSACSTRDPSRSAACLKSSWISHEDDGDGAWLTVELRRRFDEVLPRGYGVWLGFGFSPSGTMCGSDLTTAYFSLSDGRLRVEDRYGNASGRPVIDDDQSQVRFATGRYEDGEFVVQFSRYLDTDDAQDVVDLRANASYFLVATGVVVPDPAGVYVHGRLMYHDTASWKSPGVVSNFSQCIGCPPLANETENRYVSHPRPMLLTAGAVAKYECIAPGSQLFGNDTRVCLPNGTWTGSEPLCAAPCVTRVDPIDGSVIVNIANVTLGPSLGDTALFSCNSNLTLCGNETLTCEANGNWSAPDPLCRLFCIVQEVYVGDRVFNVCIEYTRARELKPLIAEPSQLSIGALGSVGWKQVRVTLSQLRHSINEEIRQSAPDAVRTGRLTADEGRDVANGVALLSSQILNDEQAEYIYERNDGQVVNLDHFLRSLFYSHFLPEDFDTRFVEIIVIDIYGVSSPVLSICIHHFGINDDSPEIQQNVTKLNYTEDSEPIHLFDNSLQITDPDHDRYKLRSATCLITPIIGPLNVGDEILAVESSCPALISSTYDEVKGELKMSGNATEDDYSLCLNAVTYEHRGEVAFAAQRDVTCSVSDGIHTDEVTVTIMNINVNDAPSVSFSGNEFTASRVYTENGPDTVLFESVHLNDSDNLYLQGARIFGFNMFSADGDRLEIRQTHHSLSVNEFCNENRCGIEIFGMASIDTYTQVVASAIFKNAGVKPYLLFGGQRFFILSIFDGELVSNTVNVTVDVVPFNDPPVFQFANATDPSSHRVDYLEDGPPVRVAESATPILFDVDSATGSSLRCTATGLRDDASERLTVDATMAQSHGLTVQTALIRSDVFELIVVGDSAFDVYLSLFLTVAYENARNELTGGVRLVYCSVADSHNATSENVTIFVDVIEKNDPIEIRLGVETPKATFVEGSLSGVYVINAPHRVEAFDSEGHGVERVEFTLRSDPSGYLDSNEFIFVLKTLPDGLAFNARSGLHKLIFMSTVSNLSLDVISYLARAVMYFHQADEPTLFVNETIPIHRYIDVVVHDTGHPSANTTITIEVCIRTINDHAPKIQFNSLFPSVSSSNCISVRDNDNGEESRESRSVQSFAKSRRLDVVGLLISSPSIKPGTYVSVHFSANTNKPRVLRSSDLASVLRVEPPQIRAVPHIGLWHGNETLVILFTGYGQKGWDIPSDWLSITFRTSRGRCHPEEACKTGVCNEMETSCPATGSYSSASIFHDHHRLDVDFVVNADAIPQDDEDSRSHFYTSG; this is encoded by the exons ATGTTATGCAGCATTCTCGCGATTGACGTCCACCCTGATCCATTGTCCCACAGTGGTCTCGACACGCGAATGATCCCGCTCTCAATCTACGCATCCCTCGCCTTCGCGACTCTCGTCATTCCAGTCGCCAGCGAATATACAT GGGACCTGTGCTCGTTCCAAACGTGCAGAAACGAGTCAAACACGCTCGGTGCGTTCTGCTTCGCCGCCAGGTGGTTCTACCACCCGTGCAGTCCGAAGGGCCTCTACTGCGACTACGAACCCTATCTCACtatcgaattcgaattcatGCCTATGAACGTCAGCTCCGTTAGTTCCAATTGGTGGTTCGGCATAGGCTTCTCGCTCGATGACACGATGCCTAATTCCGACATAGTAACCGCATATTTAAATGAGACAAGCGGTCAAGCGATTGTGGAGGATCGTTTTGCTGACGGACGTTTCGAGCCGTCGAAGGCGGGCGACAGTCAAAATGAAACGATATTATCCGCGGGAAGTCGACGCAATGGAAGTCAACTAATCCGATTTACGCGTCGAGttttctccgacgacgatcgcgacgtggatttgagcgacgacgacgttttcgttctaATCGCTCTGGGACCGCTCATGGAGAATGGAAGTCTCGGCTATCACGCGGAGAATCGATGGCTATCTCCGGGAGTTATATTTTTTCCTGATGCGGACGTGTGTCACACGTGCGTCTGTCCGATGACTCCGCACTTCGGTAGAATAGAAGTGGttaaagagaacgaagacgattaCGGTATTCCCGGTACTCCCTTTCCCGGCACGGTGATTCGATACAGCTGCGAACCGGGCTATCATCTCCACGACGGCCCGAGCGAGAGGACGTGCCAGGCGAACGGCAAGTGGACGTCGTCATACGAGCCGGTGTGTGAAAGCAACGTCATAT GGGACAGGTGCCGGGCGCACGGCTGCGCCGACGAGTCCGATCATTCGACGTGTTTCAGCGTTACTTGGttgttcgtcgacgacattctcGGCGATCGCATCGTCGTTCAATTTCTCGGCCACACAACCGGCGACAAGTGGTACGGAATCGGCTTCAACAACGGGCTCCCGTCGGACGACTTCAGCTCCAGCTCGTGCGGATGCCCCGGCGGCGAGTGCGAACGCGTCGTCACGCGAGAGACGACGCGCTacgacggcgcgacgatgATCGGCGCCGATTTTATCGTCGCTCGACACGCGTACGGCGATACGACtcgacttctcgtcgaagatcgTCACTCGACGGGATTTGATCGTCCCGCCTTGGACGCCGATCAGAGTCAAGTTCGACTTCTCGACGCTCATTTCGACTTTATCAATCACGAAGAACAGGTGTATTACGTCACGAGGAATTtatcgtcgatcgactttGGTAATGATTCtgttgattttgattttccgTTCACCGTTCTCGTGGCGAGTGGCGacgttcgcgacgacggcggtgaCGGGGAAATCGCGTATCACTTCGCCGGTCGCGACTTTCATCCGTGTCCTCTGTGCGGCTTGGAGTTTCGAGACAGATGCCGTGCGTGTCCCGTGCATCGTTCTCTGCCAAATCAGCGTCTGTTCTACGGTGAAATGCTCAATTTTCCCGAGAGCACGGTCGAGTACGAATGCTTGCGCGGATACGAGATCGAGGTCGGTGGCGTGACGAAACGCGAGTGCACGTTCCAGGGAGTGTGGGACAATTCTCAACCGACCTGCGACCAGCTTTCGAAAT GGTCGGGCTGTGAGGTCTCTGCCTGTTCGACGAGGGATCCGTCTCGCTCCGCCGCCTGCTTGAAATCGAGTTGGATTAGtcacgaagacgacggcgacggcgcgtgGCTCACCGTCGAactgcgtcgtcgcttcgacgaagtcCTACCGCGCGGCTACGGCGTGTGGCTCGGCTTCGGTTTCTCGCCTTCCGGCACGATGTGCGGCAGCGATTTGACGACGGCTTACTTCAGTTTATCCGACGGACGACTTCGCGTTGAAGATCGCTATGGCAACGCGAGCGGACGAcccgtcatcgacgacgatcaatCGCAAGTTCGCTTCGCAACGGGCCGATACGAAGACGGCGAGTTTGTCGTTCAATTCTCGCGGTATCTCGACACGGACGACGCgcaggacgtcgtcgatttgcgagCGAATGCGTCgtattttctcgtcgccaccggcgtcgtcgtgccgGATCCGGCCGGCGTTTACGTTCACGGTCGACTCATGTATCACGATACGGCGAGTTGGAAGTCGCCGGGCGTCGTGAGCAACTTTTCGCAGTGCATCGGATGTCCGCCCTTGGCGAACGAGACGGAGAATCGATACGTGAGTCATCCGCGTCCTATGCTTTTGACGGCTGGGGCTGTGGCTAAGTACGAGTGCATTGCACCCGGAAGCCAATTGTTTGGTAATGACACGCGCGTGTGTTTACCTAACGGTACGTGGACGGGAAGCGAACCCTTATGTGCAG CTCCGTGTGTTACGAGGGTTGATCCTATTGACGGGAGTGTGATTGTGAATATTGCTAACGTCACTCTCGGTCCCAGTCTCGGCGATACGGCTCTCTTCTCGTGCAATTCTAACTTGACTTTGTGCGGCAACGAGACGCTGACGTGCGAGGCGAACGGGAATTGGTCGGCACCGGATCCGCTGTGCCGTC TGTTTTGTATCGTCCAAGAGGTGTACGTTGGAGATCGCGTTTTCAATGTGTGCATCGAATATACTCGCGCTCGCGAGTTGAAGCCGTTGATTGCCGAGCCGTCGCAGCTCAGCATCGGCGCTTTAGGATCAGTG GGATGGAAGCAAGTCAGGGTCACTTTATCTCAATTGAGACATAGCATAAACGAAGAG ATACGGCAAAGTGCGCCCGATGCCGTTCGAACGGGTCGTCTCACCGCCGACGAAGGTCGAGACGTCGCGAACGGCGTTGCGTTGCTATCGAGTCAAATTCTCAACGACGAGCA GGCGGAGTATATCTATGAAAGGAACGACGGCCAAGTGGTGAATCTCGATCATTTTCTTAGATCTTTGTTCTAttctcattttcttcctGAAGACTTTGACACGAG GTTTGTCGAAATAATTGTTATCGATATATACGGCGTTTCGTCACCCGTTCTGTCGATCTGCATTCATCATTTCGGAATCAATGACGACAGTCCGGAAATTCAGCAGAACG TGACAAAGCTCAACTATACGGAAGACTCTGAACCGATTCATCTGTTTGACAACTCACTACAAATAACCGATCCCGATCACGACAg ATACAAACTTCGTTCGGCAACGTGTCTTATTACGCCTATTATTGGTCCGTTGAATGTAGGCGACGAAATACTTGCCGTTGAATCGTCTTGTCCTGCGTTGATTTCTTCTACC TATGATGAAGTCAAAGGCGAGCTGAAGATGAGTGGAAACGCGACGGAGGACGATTATTCTCTGTGTCTCAACGCGGTCACGTATGAGCACAGAGGCGaagtcgccttcgccgctcAACGAGACGTGACGTGTTCCGTTTCGGACGGAATTCACACTGACGAAGTCACAGTGAC gATAATGAATATTAATGTAAATGACGCGCCGTCTGTTTCCTTTTCCGGCAACGAGTTCACTGCAAGTCGCGTCTATACAGAGAACGGCCCTGATACAGTACTCTTCGAAAGCGTTCATCTCAACGACTCCGACAATCTTTACTTGCAAGG GGCTCGGATTTTTGGCTTTAATATGTTCAGCGCTGACGGCGATCGTTTGGAGATTCGTCAAACGCATCATTCACTGTCTGTCAACGAGTTTTGCAATGAAAATCGCTGCGGAATT GAAATTTTTGGAATGGCGAGTATAGACACTTACACTCAagtcgtcgcttcggcgatttttaaaaatgcgGGCGTGAAACCGTATTTACTTTTCGGCGGCCAAAG gtttttcattttatctATTTTTGACGGAGAACTTGTGTCAAACACCGTCAACGTCACG GTCGACGTTGTTCCTTTCAACGATCCTCCCGTCTTCCAGTTCGCAAACGCCACCGATCCCTCGTCGCATCGCGTCGATTATCTCGAAGACGGCCCCCCGGTGCGCGTCGCTGAGTCCGCGACGCCAATTCTCTTCGACGTGGACAGCGCCACGGGCTCCAGTCTACGATGCACGGCAACGGGGCTTCGAGACGACGCATCGGAGCGTCTaaccgtcgacgcgacgatggCGCAGTCGCACGGGTTAACGGTGCAAACGGCTCTCATTCGTTCCGACGTGTTTGAGTTGATTGTCGTTGGGGACTCTGCCTTTGACGTCTATCTCAGTCTTTTCCTCACCGTCGCGTATGAGAATGCGAGGAATGAACTGACTGGCGGTGTTCGTCTCGTCTATTGCTCCGTTGCGGATTCGCATAACGCTACGTCGGAGAACGTGACGATTTTTGTGGATGTTATTGAGAAGAATGACCCCATAGAGATTCGTCTCGGCGTGGAGACGCCCaaggcgacgttcgtcgaagGGTCGTTATCCGGTGTTTACGTCATCAACGCTCCTCATCGCGTCGAGGCGTTCGATAGCGAAGGACacggcgtcgaacgcgtGGAGTTCACTCTAAG GTCTGATCCATCGGGTTATCTCGATTCGAAcgaatttatttttgttctCAAGACTTTACCAGACGGCTTAGCC TTCAATGCTCGCTCTGGCTTGCACAAACTAATTTTCATGTCTACCGTTTCTAACCTTTCTCTCGAC GTTATTTCCTATCTAGCACGTGCCGTTATGTACTTCCATCAGGCCGATGAACCGACTCTATtcgtcaacgaaacgattccaaTACATCGTTACATCGACGTTGTAGTACACGATACCGGTCATCCGTCCGCCAATACGACAATAACGATCGAAGTTTGCATTCGCACGATCAACGATCACGCACCGAAAATTCAATTCAATTCGTTATTTCCAAgtgtttcgtcgtcgaactgcATTTCCGTTCGagacaacgacaacggcgagGAATCAAGAGAAAGTCGCTCTGTGCAATCTTTTGCTAAG tctcgtcgtcttgatGTTGTTGGACTGCTAATATCGTCTCCTTCCATCAAGCCTGGTACTTACGTGTCTGTGCACTTCTCTGCGAACACGAACAAGCCGAGAGTGCTACGTTCGTCCGATTTGGCGTCCGTGCTCCGCGTGGAGCCCCCGCAGATCAGAGCCGTTCCTCACATCGGCCTCTGGCACGGAAACGAAACGCTCGTCATCCTCTTCACCGGCTACGGACAAAAGGGCTGGGACATACCAAGCGATTGGCTGTCGATCACCTTCAGAACATCAAGag gTCGGTGTCATCCGGAAGAGGCGTGCAAGACGGGCGTTTGCAACGAGATGGAAACGTCGTGTCCCGCCACGGGATCCTACAGTTCGGCCTCAATCTTTCACGATCACCATCGTTtggacgtcgatttcgttgtCAATGCCGATGCCATTCcgcaagacgacgaagactcgCGGAGCCATTTTTATACATCAGGTTAG